The sequence below is a genomic window from Thalassobaculum sp. OXR-137.
CCCGGTAATGCCGCAGACGCTGTCCAGGAGCCGCCCATATCCGGGAAGAAGGGGCGCAGCTTCTCCATTGCGGCCTCGGCCAGACGCCGGTAGGTGGTGATCTTGCCGCCGAAGACATTGAGCAGGGGGGCCGCACCGGACGGCCGCTCGACCTTCAGGACGTAGTCGCGGGTCGCCGCCGTCGCCGACTTGGCCCCGTCGTCGTAGAGCGGCCGCACGCCTGAATAGGTCCAGACCACGTCCTCCGGGCTCACCGGGTCGCGGAGATACTCGGAGACGGCGGAGCACAGGTATTCCGTCTCCTCCGGCGTGCAGACCGCGTCCGAGGGAGCGCCCTCATGGTCCCGGTCGGTCGTTCCGATCAGCGTGAACTCGTCCTCGTAGGGGATCGCGAAGATCACGCGGCCGTCGGCGTTCTGGAAGATGTAGGCCCGGTCGTGCTCGAACCGTTTGCGCACGACGATGTGGCTGCCGCGGACGAGGCGGATGCGGTCCTTGGTGTTGAGCCGCACGCAGGTGCCGATGATCTCGCCCACCCAGGGTCCGCCGGCATTCACCAGCGCTCGCGCCTGGATCGTCCGCGTTGCGCCGGTATCGAAGTCCCGGACCTCCAGGTGCCACAGTCCGTCGGACTGCTCTGCGGAAACGCATCGGGTGCGGACATTGATCGAGGCACCCTGCAGCGCCGCAGCGCGGGCGTTCAGGACGACGAGCCGGGAATCCTGCACCCAGCCGTCGGAATACTCGAAGCCGACGGTGAAGGACTCCTTGAGGGCGGCACCGATCGGGCTCGTCCGGAGATCCAGTCGCCGCGTGCCGGGCAGGCTCCGGCGTCGGCCGAGATGATCGTAGATGAACAGGCCGAGCCGCAGGACCCAGGCGGGCCGAAGTCCGCGGTGGTGCGGCAGGACGAACCGCATCGGCCAGGCGATGTGCGGCATGGCCTTCAGCAGAACCTCGCGTTCCTCCAAGGCCTCGCGCACGAGACGGAACTCGAGATACTCCAGATACCGGAGACCGCCGTGATAGAGCTTCGTGGAGGCAGAGGAAGTGCCCTGCGCGAGATCGCCCATCTCGCAGAGGAAGACGCTCAGGCCGCGGCCGGCGGCGTCGCGTGCGATCCCGCAGCCGTTAACGCCGCCACCGATGATGGCAATATCGACAGGCCGATCTGCCAAACGCGTCTCCACCCGTGAACTCGGGGCCCTGGTGTCGAGCCCTCGCTATTTTCACGTTTTACGCTATTTGAAAATTATTCGAACGACAACCGAAAACGCGACGCGCGGCGTTCGGCCCTGCTCTCACAGAGTGACCTGGATCACGTCCACGTCGTTCTCGCGGCAAAGCAGCTGGAAATCCCGCGGCACCCGTGCGTCCGTGACCACGCTGTTCACCTGGGAAACATGGGCGATCCGGACCGGCGCCGAATTCTTGAACTTCGTGGAGTCGGCGACCAGGATCACGTTGCGGGCGTTCTGAATGATCGCCTGCGCCACTTTCACTTCGCGAAAGTCGTAGTCCAAGAGCGCCCCGTCATTGTCGATGGCCGAGGCCCCGATGATCGCGTAGTCGACCTTGAACTGGCGGATGAAATCCACGGCGGCCTCGCCGACGATGCCGCCATCCGCATGCCGGACGAGTCCGCCGGAAATCACGACGTCGATCGTCGGGGACAGGCGTAGTCTGTTGGCGACGTTGAGATTATTCGTGATCACCATCAGGTTTCGATGATTGACCAGGGCTTCGGAGACGGCCTCGGTCGTCGTCCCGATGTTGATGAAGAGCGACGCACCGTCGGGCACGAGGCCTGCGGCGCGGCGGCCGATCGCCGCCTTCTCGTCGGCCGCGATCCGGCGGCGCTGCTCGTATTCGACGTTCTCCGTTCCCGATGGATTGATGGCGCCGCCATGGATCCGCCGCAGGATCTTCGCATCGCAGAGATCGTTGAGGTCCTTGCGGATGGTCTGAGGCGTGACGCCGAAACGCTCCGACAGCGCATCGACGAGCACCCGGCCGTCCAGTTTGGCCAGTTCGACAATCTCAGCCTGCCGCTCGCTGAGGAACACCATCATATCTGCCAGACAACCACCGGGATAACGAAGGTATCCGAAAGCAAATCGAAGGCCAATATCGATATCTCGGTCTTGGGGGCCGGCTCGGGCGACCACTCGCCCTAAGCTGGCGGCTCCTCGCACCTGCCCGGACGCAATTTTCTCATCCGGACAACATGCGGGCGAGCTGACCGCGGCCGCGGGGAAGCGCGCTGAGACCGCCGGCAAGACCGGCGGCGATCGAGGTCAGCACGCCCAGGATCGCCGGAAGCAGGACCGCGGCGAGGCCGGGTATCCAATCCACCCGCAAGGCGCCGTCGGCGATCCACCAGCTGCCGATCAGTCCGGCAGATCCGCCGACCAGGGCGGCGGCGAGGCCGGTGGCGGCGGTCTCGCAGAGCCGCGCCAGGGAGATCTCCCGGCGGGTCGCGCCGACGATCGACAGGGCGACGGCTTCGCTCCTGCGGGCATCGATATCGGCGGACACCGTCGCGGCGAGGGAGAGGGCGCCCGCCAGCAGGAGGATCGCGGCGATCATCAGGGTTCCCAGAATGGCGCCCTCCACCACCTCCGTCGCATCGCTGACCAGGCGCCGGACGTCGATCACCGTCACGTTCGGCGCATCCCGGGCCAGCTCCGAGGTGAAGGTGTTCAACGCCGCTGAGTCGCTGCCCTGGAGCGAGACGATCCAGCCATGGGGCGCATTCCGGAACGGCTCGGGGCTGGCGATCACCAGGAACTCCGGGCGCATGGTGCGGTGGTATTCCTTGCGGATATTCGCCACGTCCGAGGTGAAGACCCGGCCGAGAACGCTGTAGGTCACCCGGTCCCCAGGCTTCAGATCGAACGCCTGCATGACGTCCTCTTCGGCCGAGATCAGGGGCGGGCCGTCGTAGTCCGCCGGCCACCACTCTCCGGCGAGCAGCTCCGCGCCGGTGGGCGCCGCCGACCAGGAGAAGCTGCGGTCTCCGTCGATCACCCAGTCCTTGTCGGGATCGACCAGGGCCTCCTCGACCGGTCGGCCGTTCACTTTCAGCAGCCGGGTGCGCATGAACGGTGTGGCCTGGAGCCCGCCGAGGGCCGGATCGTCGGCCACGCGCGTGCTTATCAGCTCGACCTGCGGGGCCTGGACGTCCAGCAGCACCAGGGCGGGGGCCTTCTCGGGGATTTGGGTCTCGAAGGCGGCCTGCAGCGAATGCTGGACCGCCACCACCCCCGTGATGCCGGCGATCCCGATGCCCAGAGCCACGGTCCGCAGCATCACCGCACGCCGGGAGTCGAAGCCTTGCCGGACCGCCAGGGCGAGGAAACCGTTCGCAGGGATCCGGCCCGCCGCGCCGGCGATCGCCGCGCCGAGCAGGGCGAGGAGGACGGCGACGGCGGCCAGACCGCCCGCCGCCGCGACCGCCATGGCCGGGTTCGGCAGACCGGCGATCGCGAGGGAGACGGAGAGCGCCAGCAGGCCCACGGCGACGATCCCGTCCCGATGGCGCAGGCCGGTGGCGGCGGTGTCGCCGCGCATCGCCCGTAAGGGTGCGATCCGGGTTATGGCCGAAAGCCCGGCCACCAGCGCACCGGCGAGCCCCAGGCTCAAGGTCAGCGCCACCAGCCCGATCTGACCGCCCAGATCGCCCGGCGTCCACAGCAGATGCAGACGCGCCGTCAGCATCTCCAGCAGCAGGACCGCCCCGATCGCCGCCACCGTCAGGCCGACCGCCAGGGCGATCGCTGCGGCAATGGCCACGAGCGCGGCATGCAGGGCGACGACCGTCGTGCCGGTGGCGCCGGACAGTCGGTACTGGGCGATGGTGCGGTGCCGCCGGCCGATCCACAGGGCGACGGCCGCCCAGGCGCCGGTGAGACCGACGGCGAAGGCCGCGAGACCGGCAATGCCGAGGAAGGTCATGGTCCGGTTCGTCACCTCGCGCACCCGTTCCGCCGCGTCGTCGGGCGTCTGGAACTCCCAGCCGCGGTCCGGTTCGGCGGCCTGCACGGCCTGCAGCCGGTCAGGGGTCGCTGCGTCCGCCGGGAAGCTGATCCTGGTGCGGAACTCGGTCAGCGAGCCGCGTCCGGTCAACCCCGTGGCCTCGAGCCGGTCCAGGGCGATCAGCACCCGGGGGCCGACCAGGAAGCTGCCGGCCGACAGCCGGTCCGGTTCGCGGATCAGCGTGTCGCGGATCCGAAAGGTGAGGTCGCCAATGCGCAGGCTGTCGCCGACCGCGAGGCCGAGGCGGGCGAGCAGTCCGGGCTCGACCACCGCGCCAGGCAGGCCGTCCTCGCCGTCGAGGGCGGCCTGCAGATCCCGGCCGCCGGAAAGCTCGACCGTCCCGACCAGGGGGTAGGCCCGGTCGACGGCCTTCAGTTCAACCGTCATCCGCCGGGCGGCCTCGGCATCGGCAGTCGCGGCAGCCGCGGTGGAGCGGAGTTCGACCACGCGGGACGTGCGGCCGATCCGTTCCAGGCTGGCGGCCGTGCCGTCGTCCAGGGGGGCGTTCACCACCGTTACGGCCACGTCGCCGCCGAGAATGCGCTTGGCATTGTCGTCCATCGCACCGGCGAGGCCGGCGCTGAGCAGCCAGATCAGGCCGAGCATGGCGCTGGCGATCACCACGCAGGCCATGAACAGCCGCAGGCCGAGGATACCGAAGCCGATTTCGGCACGCAGCAGGGCGAGCAGCACCGAGGCGCGGGCCGTCAGGGTGGCGCGTCCGTCCATCTCAGGACACCACCCGGCCGCCTTCGATGACCAGGGTACGGTCGCAGCGGGCCGCCAGGGCAGGATCGTGGGTGACCAGGAGCAGGGCGGCGCCGGAGCTACGGGCCAGCTCGAACATGGTCTCGATCACCACCTCGCCGGTGCGCTGGTCGAGATTGCCCGTCGGCTCATCCGCCAGCACGAGGCGCGGTGCGGCGACGAAGGCGCGGGCGATGGCGACGCGCTGCTGCTCGCCGCCGGACAGGGCCGATGGACGGTGGGTCAGCCGATGGCCGAGCCCCACCCGCTCCAGCATGGCCGTCGCCCGGGCCTGGGCGTTCTCCGCACCCGCCAGGGTCAGCGGCAGGGCGGCGTTCTGTTGGGCCGTCATCGAGGGGACCAGGTGGTAGGCCTGGAAGACGATGCCGATGTCGCGGCGCCGCAGCAGGGTGCGGCCGCGCTCACTCTCCACAAGCATGTCGGTGCCGAGCACCCGGACCTCGCCGTC
It includes:
- the glpD gene encoding glycerol-3-phosphate dehydrogenase, whose product is MADRPVDIAIIGGGVNGCGIARDAAGRGLSVFLCEMGDLAQGTSSASTKLYHGGLRYLEYLEFRLVREALEEREVLLKAMPHIAWPMRFVLPHHRGLRPAWVLRLGLFIYDHLGRRRSLPGTRRLDLRTSPIGAALKESFTVGFEYSDGWVQDSRLVVLNARAAALQGASINVRTRCVSAEQSDGLWHLEVRDFDTGATRTIQARALVNAGGPWVGEIIGTCVRLNTKDRIRLVRGSHIVVRKRFEHDRAYIFQNADGRVIFAIPYEDEFTLIGTTDRDHEGAPSDAVCTPEETEYLCSAVSEYLRDPVSPEDVVWTYSGVRPLYDDGAKSATAATRDYVLKVERPSGAAPLLNVFGGKITTYRRLAEAAMEKLRPFFPDMGGSWTASAALPGGDFPLGGAGDLSARLRDRYPFVDEAWANRLVRTYGTDVFSLLGDASSAADLGRDFGATLREAEVRWLMEQEWARRADDIVWRRTKLGLRMTPDQVRALDDWMRASPAAGSRQVRGSG
- a CDS encoding DeoR/GlpR family DNA-binding transcription regulator, whose protein sequence is MVFLSERQAEIVELAKLDGRVLVDALSERFGVTPQTIRKDLNDLCDAKILRRIHGGAINPSGTENVEYEQRRRIAADEKAAIGRRAAGLVPDGASLFINIGTTTEAVSEALVNHRNLMVITNNLNVANRLRLSPTIDVVISGGLVRHADGGIVGEAAVDFIRQFKVDYAIIGASAIDNDGALLDYDFREVKVAQAIIQNARNVILVADSTKFKNSAPVRIAHVSQVNSVVTDARVPRDFQLLCRENDVDVIQVTL
- a CDS encoding ABC transporter permease, yielding MDGRATLTARASVLLALLRAEIGFGILGLRLFMACVVIASAMLGLIWLLSAGLAGAMDDNAKRILGGDVAVTVVNAPLDDGTAASLERIGRTSRVVELRSTAAAATADAEAARRMTVELKAVDRAYPLVGTVELSGGRDLQAALDGEDGLPGAVVEPGLLARLGLAVGDSLRIGDLTFRIRDTLIREPDRLSAGSFLVGPRVLIALDRLEATGLTGRGSLTEFRTRISFPADAATPDRLQAVQAAEPDRGWEFQTPDDAAERVREVTNRTMTFLGIAGLAAFAVGLTGAWAAVALWIGRRHRTIAQYRLSGATGTTVVALHAALVAIAAAIALAVGLTVAAIGAVLLLEMLTARLHLLWTPGDLGGQIGLVALTLSLGLAGALVAGLSAITRIAPLRAMRGDTAATGLRHRDGIVAVGLLALSVSLAIAGLPNPAMAVAAAGGLAAVAVLLALLGAAIAGAAGRIPANGFLALAVRQGFDSRRAVMLRTVALGIGIAGITGVVAVQHSLQAAFETQIPEKAPALVLLDVQAPQVELISTRVADDPALGGLQATPFMRTRLLKVNGRPVEEALVDPDKDWVIDGDRSFSWSAAPTGAELLAGEWWPADYDGPPLISAEEDVMQAFDLKPGDRVTYSVLGRVFTSDVANIRKEYHRTMRPEFLVIASPEPFRNAPHGWIVSLQGSDSAALNTFTSELARDAPNVTVIDVRRLVSDATEVVEGAILGTLMIAAILLLAGALSLAATVSADIDARRSEAVALSIVGATRREISLARLCETAATGLAAALVGGSAGLIGSWWIADGALRVDWIPGLAAVLLPAILGVLTSIAAGLAGGLSALPRGRGQLARMLSG
- a CDS encoding ABC transporter ATP-binding protein; the protein is MDLTASPVVTLSRARLSYPTPEGDLEVLKGIDLQIAPGEIVAVTGPSGSGKSSLIAVIGGLEPVSDGEVRVLGTDMLVESERGRTLLRRRDIGIVFQAYHLVPSMTAQQNAALPLTLAGAENAQARATAMLERVGLGHRLTHRPSALSGGEQQRVAIARAFVAAPRLVLADEPTGNLDQRTGEVVIETMFELARSSGAALLLVTHDPALAARCDRTLVIEGGRVVS